One Triticum dicoccoides isolate Atlit2015 ecotype Zavitan chromosome 5B, WEW_v2.0, whole genome shotgun sequence genomic window carries:
- the LOC119307514 gene encoding putative ankyrin repeat protein RF_0381 isoform X1 gives MASSPCDIALKAALGGQLRLLKRMAKKVDLRRAKDDKGQTALHFAAAKGCLDSCKFLVEESGLDVDSATKTDVTPMFYAAFGGNVEVMRYLLDRGADPSTADDRGSVSLHNAAEEGHCEAVRLLLLKGVHVDPMDHRGTPLHLAVAKDHVEVVKVLLEHGANPNRVANHVFSPLMMAVCGKALKCMKLLIEAGADVNVHGYSGPTPLTEAVDDGLMDFVMISLEAGADANIPNQHGAVPIELAAARGQRELVEILFPKTKPIPSQPVWSVNGIMNTARSPRIKHQDASSVEQRIADLKSRGKEAFGKEDYITAMYFYGLVMDIDPLDATMFANRSLCWLRMREGDRALEDARQCIMMRPHWSKAWYREGKALSFMKDYKGAADAFLKAQELDPKSDEITKALREAVSAMEELRV, from the exons atggcttcGTCCCCCTGCGACATCGCCCTCAAGGCAGCCCTCGGCGGCCAACTCCGCCTCCTCAAGA GAATGGCCAAGAAGGTGGATCTCCGGCGAGCCAAGGACGATAAAGGGCAAACCGCACTTCATTTCGCTGCGGCCAAGGGGTGCCTGGACAGCTGCAAGTTCCTGGTGGAGGAATCAGGGCTTGATGTCGATTCCGCCACGAAAACAG ATGTGACACCGATGTTCTACGCCGCATTTGGGGGAAATGTCGAGGTTATGAGGTACCTTCTCGACCGCGGCGCAGACCCATCCACGGCCGATGACAGGGGCTCTGTGTCATTGCACAATGCAGCAGAGGAAG GACACTGCGAGGCTGTGAGGCTATTGCTGTTGAAAGGGGTTCATGTGGATCCTATGGATCATCGGGGCACACCATTACACTTGGCGGTTGCAAAGGACCATGTTGAGGTTGTGAAGGTTCTGCTGGAGCATGGTGCTAAT CCCAACAGAGTGGCTAATCACGTCTTTTCACCACTCATGATGGCCGTCTGTGGAAAGGCCTTGAAATGCATGAAGCTACTGATTGAG GCTGGCGCTGATGTGAATGTTCATGGTTACTCTGGACCAACTCCTTTAACGGAGGCAGTTGATGATGGCTTAATGGACTTTGTCATGATTTCACTAGAGGCTGGAGCCGACGCTAACATCCCTAACCAG CATGGCGCAGTTCCAATTGAGCTAGCAGCAGCTCGTGGTCAACGTGAGCTTGTTGAAATTCTGTTTCCTAAGACAAAACCCATTCCATCTCAGCCAGTTTGGAGCGTTAATGGGATAATGAATACTGCAAGATCACCACGTATCAAGCATCAG GACGCATCTTCTGTGGAACAACGGATAGCTGATTTGAAGTCACGAGGAAAGGAAGCATTTGGAAAGGAAGACTATATTACAGCGATGTACTTCTATGGCCTG GTAATGGATATAGACCCACTTGATGCCACCATGTTTGCTAACCGGAGCCTCTGCTGGCTGCGGATGCGAGAAGGGGACAGAGCTTTGGAAGATGCACGGCAATGCATAATGATGCGGCCCCATTGGTCCAAGGCATGGTACCGTGAGGGCAAAGCTCTCAGTTTCATGAAG GATTACAAAGGAGCAGCCGACGCGTTCCTGAAAGCACAGGAACTGGACCCTAAGAGTGACGAGATCACCAAAGCTCTGAG GGAGGCTGTCAGTGCGATGGAGGAGCTGCGCGTGTGA
- the LOC119307514 gene encoding putative ankyrin repeat protein RF_0381 isoform X2: MASSPCDIALKAALGGQLRLLKRMAKKVDLRRAKDDKGQTALHFAAAKGCLDSCKFLVEESGLDVDSATKTDVTPMFYAAFGGNVEVMRYLLDRGADPSTADDRGSVSLHNAAEEGHCEAVRLLLLKGVHVDPMDHRGTPLHLAVAKDHVEVVKVLLEHGANPNRVANHVFSPLMMAVCGKALKCMKLLIEAGADVNVHGYSGPTPLTEAVDDGLMDFVMISLEAGADANIPNQHGAVPIELAAARGQRELVEILFPKTKPIPSQPVWSVNGIMNTARSPRIKHQDASSVEQRIADLKSRGKEAFGKEDYITAMYFYGLVMDIDPLDATMFANRSLCWLRMREGDRALEDARQCIMMRPHWSKAWYREGKALSFMKTRS, from the exons atggcttcGTCCCCCTGCGACATCGCCCTCAAGGCAGCCCTCGGCGGCCAACTCCGCCTCCTCAAGA GAATGGCCAAGAAGGTGGATCTCCGGCGAGCCAAGGACGATAAAGGGCAAACCGCACTTCATTTCGCTGCGGCCAAGGGGTGCCTGGACAGCTGCAAGTTCCTGGTGGAGGAATCAGGGCTTGATGTCGATTCCGCCACGAAAACAG ATGTGACACCGATGTTCTACGCCGCATTTGGGGGAAATGTCGAGGTTATGAGGTACCTTCTCGACCGCGGCGCAGACCCATCCACGGCCGATGACAGGGGCTCTGTGTCATTGCACAATGCAGCAGAGGAAG GACACTGCGAGGCTGTGAGGCTATTGCTGTTGAAAGGGGTTCATGTGGATCCTATGGATCATCGGGGCACACCATTACACTTGGCGGTTGCAAAGGACCATGTTGAGGTTGTGAAGGTTCTGCTGGAGCATGGTGCTAAT CCCAACAGAGTGGCTAATCACGTCTTTTCACCACTCATGATGGCCGTCTGTGGAAAGGCCTTGAAATGCATGAAGCTACTGATTGAG GCTGGCGCTGATGTGAATGTTCATGGTTACTCTGGACCAACTCCTTTAACGGAGGCAGTTGATGATGGCTTAATGGACTTTGTCATGATTTCACTAGAGGCTGGAGCCGACGCTAACATCCCTAACCAG CATGGCGCAGTTCCAATTGAGCTAGCAGCAGCTCGTGGTCAACGTGAGCTTGTTGAAATTCTGTTTCCTAAGACAAAACCCATTCCATCTCAGCCAGTTTGGAGCGTTAATGGGATAATGAATACTGCAAGATCACCACGTATCAAGCATCAG GACGCATCTTCTGTGGAACAACGGATAGCTGATTTGAAGTCACGAGGAAAGGAAGCATTTGGAAAGGAAGACTATATTACAGCGATGTACTTCTATGGCCTG GTAATGGATATAGACCCACTTGATGCCACCATGTTTGCTAACCGGAGCCTCTGCTGGCTGCGGATGCGAGAAGGGGACAGAGCTTTGGAAGATGCACGGCAATGCATAATGATGCGGCCCCATTGGTCCAAGGCATGGTACCGTGAGGGCAAAGCTCTCAGTTTCATGAA GACGCGTTCCTGA